The genomic segment TATAGAGCAATTAGGTGTACAATTATCAGAAAGATTTAATGAGTTTTGTACAGAATATGGAAAAGAAATTACCTTAATGTTCGAGCCAGGAAAGTTTTTGGTTTCGGAAGCAGGTTCTTTTTTAGCAAAAGTAAATGTTGTAAAACAAACAACTTCAACCGTTTTTGCACATGTAGATTCTGGCTTTAATCACTTGGTAAGACCCATGATGTACGATTCTTATCATCATATTACAAACATTTCTAACCCAACAGGAAAAGACCGTTATTACTCGGTTGTAGGTTATATTTGTGAAACAGATACGTTTGCTTCAAATAGAAGAATTTCAGAAATTTCTGAAGAAGATGTGTTGTGTTTCCACAATGCTGGAGCTTACTGTTTTTCGATGGCTTCTAACTACAATTCTCGTTATATTCCTGCAGAAGTAATGGTTGTGAATGGAAAAGAGTATTTAATAAGAAAAAGACAAACAATGCAAGATATTTTACACAACCAAGTTGTGGTAGATTTTGCACCAAAAAACAAAACTAAAAAAGAGAAAGTTACCGCTTAAAATCTTTAAAAATAAATTATTTTAGCCACAGAAACACAAAATACAAATTGTGCTTTTTGTGGCTTTTTCAATAATAAATTATATTCAATGAAAATTAAACTTTCTACTTTTGATGATGTTCCCAGAATTATGGAAATTATTAACGATGCAAAAGTATATTTAGCTTCTCAAAATATCGACCAATGGCAAAATGGATATCCAAATGCAAGGCAAGTTGAAAACGACATTAAAAACGGAGAAAGTTATGTGGTTATAAACGACGAAAACACAATAATGGCTACCTCCATGTTTACCACCAATAAAGAACCAACGTACAAAGTTATCGATGGAAATTGGCTTATAAATGAAGATAAAAAATATGGTGTAATTCATAGAATGGCAATTAAAAAAGAGTTTCGAAAATTCGGATTGGCTACTTTTATGTTTTATCAATTTCACTTACAATTATTAGAAAACAACGTAAAAAGTTTAAAGATTGATACGCATGAAGAAAACATTGGAATGCAATCTTTAATTAAAAAATTAGGTTATAAATATTGTGGCGTTATTTACACAAATTACAACGCAAAAAGATTGGCTTTTGAGAAAGTGATTTCTTAAAATTAATCATTTTAGAAATATAACTTTGTCTCCTTGAGGGCAGTCGAAAGGTTATTTTTTTATCGATTTTATAGTTCTAGACTGCGCTCGAACAGACAACCCAAAAGCTTTTATAATTCAATCTAAAAATGCAACTACTCCAATACATCATTCAGCAAACTCAACTATCATCTAAATCTGTAGAAAATACCATTTCATTGTTAAATGAAGACGCAACGATTCCTTTTATAAGTAGATATAGAAAGGAAATAACAGGTAATTTAGACGAAGTTGAAATCGGAAAAATAGTCAATTTTAAAGAAATTTTTGAAACGTTAGAAAAACGTAAAAAAGCAATTTTAAAAGCGTTAGAAGAACAAAATGTTTTAACTGCTGAATTGGCACAAAAAGTAACCAATTCTAAAGATATAATTGCTTTAGAAGATGTGTATTTACCTTTTAAGAAAAAGCGAAAAACAAAAGCAGAAACTGCACGTTTACAAGGTTTAGAACCTTTGGCGAAGATGATTATGAGTCAGCGAGTTAATGATTTAGAATATACAGCTTCTAAATACACATCCAATGAAGTTAAAACGATTGGAAATGCTTTAGAAGGCGCACGTTTTATCATTGCAGAGTGGATTAACGAACGTACAGATATTAGAACTCATATTCGAAGAGAATTAGAACGTTGTTCTACGATTTCATCGAAAGTTGTAAAGAAAGAAATTGATAGTGAGAAAGCACAAAAATTTAAAGACTATTTCGATTGGAGCGAACCTTTAAACAGAATTCCATCACACAGGTTATTAGCCATTTTAAGAGCAGAAAACGAAGGTTTTATTCGTGTTAAAATTGAAATTGATAAGGAACGAATGCTTCAAAAAATGGAAGACAGAATTATTCGTTCTCAAAATGAATGTTCAGCACAAATTCTGTTGGCAATTGAAGATGCATATAAGCGTTTATTATTTCCATCTTTATCTAACGAAGCATTATCAATTGCCAAAGAAAAAGCAGATAAAAATGCCATTTTCGTTTTTGCTAAAAACCTAAAACAATTATTATTAGGTGCGCCTTTGGGCGAGAAAAGAGTGTTGGCAATCGATCCTGGTTTTCGTTCTGGCTGTAAGGTAGTTTGTTTGAATGAACAAGGAGATTTGTTGCATAATGAGAATATATATCCTCATGAACCTCAAAATAAAAAAATTGAAGCGATTAAAAAAATTAGTTCTTTAGCTGAATCTTATAATATTGAAGCGATTGCGATTGGAAATGGAACAGC from the Polaribacter cellanae genome contains:
- a CDS encoding GNAT family N-acetyltransferase, producing the protein MKIKLSTFDDVPRIMEIINDAKVYLASQNIDQWQNGYPNARQVENDIKNGESYVVINDENTIMATSMFTTNKEPTYKVIDGNWLINEDKKYGVIHRMAIKKEFRKFGLATFMFYQFHLQLLENNVKSLKIDTHEENIGMQSLIKKLGYKYCGVIYTNYNAKRLAFEKVIS
- a CDS encoding Tex family protein, with product MQLLQYIIQQTQLSSKSVENTISLLNEDATIPFISRYRKEITGNLDEVEIGKIVNFKEIFETLEKRKKAILKALEEQNVLTAELAQKVTNSKDIIALEDVYLPFKKKRKTKAETARLQGLEPLAKMIMSQRVNDLEYTASKYTSNEVKTIGNALEGARFIIAEWINERTDIRTHIRRELERCSTISSKVVKKEIDSEKAQKFKDYFDWSEPLNRIPSHRLLAILRAENEGFIRVKIEIDKERMLQKMEDRIIRSQNECSAQILLAIEDAYKRLLFPSLSNEALSIAKEKADKNAIFVFAKNLKQLLLGAPLGEKRVLAIDPGFRSGCKVVCLNEQGDLLHNENIYPHEPQNKKIEAIKKISSLAESYNIEAIAIGNGTASRETEQLVQKIQFKNKVEVFVVSEAGASIYSASKIARDEFPNYDVTVRGSVSIGRRLQDPLAELVKIDAKSIGIGQYQHDVDQSKLKKSLDTTVESCVNTVGVNINTASESLLSYVSGIGSKIAQNIVNYRNENGSFTSRTAIKKVPHLGGKAFEQSAGFLRIKNGKNPLDDSGVHPENYALVDRMAKDVKVKVADLIGHKEILQQINLKNYISETIGLPTLKDIIKELEKPGVDPREKAKAFSFDQNIKSISDVRTGQILPGIVNNITNFGCFVDIGIKESGLIHVSNLSDTFVKDVNAIVSLNQQILIKVLEVDVVRKRIQLALVK